TATATAATGGTTTTGAATACACTAAAAAGGATTTAATTCAGAATGCTCTGCACTATCTGACCAGAAAGGCCGTGCTATCGCTCGATGGCTATAGCGGCGTCGAATTTAGGTTTTCAGGTACTACGGGTTAAGCGAATGTCAGAGCATGCAGCTATCGAAAAGTGAGAGACCGCTCTGCAGTCGTATCCGTCCGGTGAAGCCCGTTTGTCAGGTGGGATGAAGGAATTCGCTGGTTTCGATGGCGTTAAGGGCGGCTTTGAGGGTCAGGCTTTGATAGACGGGGAACCATTGGCCGGTGTGACGATGCCACTGGACATCGAACCTGTCGCGACCGATCCAGGTGAGACGGGTGAAGGGTGCATCGAATTCCTCGCCCAGGTTTTCGGAGAAGCCCGACCGGTAACGCTGCAGGAAGCGGTATTTGGTTCCATGCCATTTACCCTGAATATCGACAGGATAATTGAACGGTGTCGGGGTGATGACCGGCAGAAAGCGCGGTTTTAAGACGCTGTCGATGAACGCTTGGCATGTGGCCGTGATGGCGGCCTTCTTCTCCCCGAACAGGCCGTTGAACCCGGTATAGCCGTCCGCATGCACCCAGCCCTTGTAGGCCGATAGGTGGCCTTCGGGATGCGCGCCCTTGCGGTCGATGCTGAATCGATACCAGACACCGGGCGGCGCGGTCTTTCGTTCCGTCCCCGCCTCTTCTCCGGCCCAAGGGCGCTCGTCGCGCACATAGGCCCAGACACGGGCGGTTTGGATCTTCCTTCTGCCCGACGCCTGCATCTTGACCGGCGTGTCGTCGGCGAACAGCGCCGGACCGGCCCGGACGTGACGGCCAATGGCCTCGGCCAACGGTTCGAGCAGCGCCGTCGAACGTCCCACCCAGTCGGTCAGGGTGGATCGCTCCAGATCGACGCCGTCGCGGGCAAAGATCCGTGATTGCCGATACAATGGCAGGTGATCGGCATATTTGCTCACCAGCACATGAGCCAGCAGGCCGGGGCCGGGCCGCCCCTTCTCGATCGGCCGCGACGGTAAGGGCGCCTGTCTGTTTTGACGGGTGAGTTGCAGTCCCGCGACCTTCTGATCGAGAAGCTCAAGCACCAGCTTTCAGGCCATGCCCGTCACCGTTTCGGGAGGACGTCCGAGAGCCTGGATCAACTGCGCCTGACCTTCGTCGAGGACGAGGCCATCGCCTGCGCGGCGGTGGAACAGGCCGCTCCGGGCGGCGCATATCTTCCGCTTCGACTTCCATGAAAAGGAACTAAAACCCATTAATTGGCTGCCGAGAAGCATATTATTTTATGATTTTCGCCAGAATTCACATATCTTCGATAAATGTTCTTGACAATTCCTAGGAACAAGCAAAATCATAGAGGAGCATAAACCGCTCTATGGAATTTATGTGTTTTCCATGGAGCTATTCGTCCTATCTCGAACCAAAGGAGGCTCCCGATGGGTGGTTTTACCGGACTTGACCTTCCTTCCGACGCTCGTCGGGAGGAGAAAAGAAAATCAATCCGACAATCCGGAAACCGGATGTCGGCACCGAGAACAACCGTTGCGACCTACCGGCATTCAGAACCGACCCGGCGACCGGTACAGACATTCGACTCAGGTACCACCGTTGTGCCGCCCGGATCACAGAACCTCATGAAAGAGACGGAAGTACGTACGAGACTGTCGGCGGTCATCGAAGAGGATGCGCTCCCCGCCTCCATTTCACCTATCAAGCCCGCGACCAAGTCTTCTCCGTTTGACGATACGTCGGATCAACTTCGCCATATTCGTGAGCAGCAAGAGGAGCAGGAAAAGGCGGAACGCGCTCGAAAGCGCGAAGCCGAAAAGCTGGAAAAGGAGCGGCAGCGGCAGGAAGAAGCCGAACGCAGGAAGAGCGAGGAAGCCAATCGGCGGCTGCGGGAAAACAACCAGCGGATGGCGGAACTGCAGCAAAAAGCGAAATCCATCGCCGACCCCGATGACTACGAATGGGATTTCAACAAGGGGCGCGTCACTCCCGGCCATGAAGCGGACCGGATCAAGTTCAGGCGGACCTCGGACTGGTCCTCCACCGATGCGCTGAAGATGATGAACACCCGATCCTATTTCCAGGGCGGATTTCCGGATTCCGAAGGCGTTCGGGAACGTGTCGTCGATTGGTTCAAGGCGACATTCCCCGAAACACCGAAAGGCTGGGAGGACTCCGAATGGTCGCGCGGCTTTTCGTCCCAGCCGGAAGATCGCCGCAAGGTCGATGAGGAGCTGGACCGCCCGACGGGGTGCACTGGAAGCCCGGCATCTGCTCGACCAACTGACAGCCTCCATGCAGCCCATGGGAGGCGAAGAACCGCCGAGTGATGATGAGGAACCGGACGCCCCCGATCCAGAAGAACCGGATGATCCCGACGAACCCGATGATCCCGACAAGCCGGACCCGGATGATCCCGACGATTGCGACGATATTCGCGAAAAGGTCGAATCTCTGGAAGAACAGGTTGGTGACAATGAAGAAAAGCAGGATCGGGTTTGGCAGGAAATCGAGAAGCGTCTGGAGAATATCGATAAATATGAAGCGAGCATCGAGCGATTAAAGCGTGAGGCGGTAATTGCAGAAGAATATGCTGAATCCAGTTGGGGCGAAAAACTTCCGTGGTCGACATCTCCGTGGGGAGTAGCTTGGAAAACTCTCACCACACCAAGCACGCTGGATTCAAATTTCAAGTGCAACACCGATTGATTTGGCGAATGCCTCGATTGGCGTGAGGAAACCGAGGCATTTTCGGGGCGTTGTGTTGTAGGTCCATGTGATGTCCTCGATGTCTTGATCGGAGAATTTATTGAGGCGAATGTGCCTGGGCAGGCTGCGGCGCAGGACGCCGTTGGCGTTCTCGATGGAGCCGCGCTGCCAGGGGGAATGGGGATCGCAAAAGAAGGCGCGCACAGGCAGGCTCTTGTGGTCGTAGAACTCGCCGCCGTTGTCCAGGGTGACGGTTTTCCGGGCCCGTTTGGGCGCACGGTTGAGCAGCCTGGCCAGCGCCTCGGCGGTGGTGCGGGCGGTTTTGTCTGGAAGGGTCGCGGTGAGCAGCAGCCGAGACCGCCGCTCGATACAGGTGAGCAAACAGGCCCGTTGCTTGCGGAAGTGCACCAAGTCGGCCTCCCAATGGCCCGGCTCGGCGCGCAGATGGGCCTTGGTCGGACGCATATGGATCGGCATCCGGTCGGGGATCGGCGGATCGCGCCGCCCTTTTCGGGCCCGTCGTCCGCGACGGGATTTGGCCTGCGGCAACAGGCGGTGGAGCTTCCGCCGCCGCCCGTGGGGCCCGTAGATCCAGGCATAGATTGTCTCGGCGCTGATGGTATGCTCTGATCCTTCGAGCTTGAGCCTTCCGGCGATCTGCTCCGGGCTCTGTTCCATAGCAAGTGCATCCAGGATGTGGGTTTTCAGAGGGCTCAAGCGCTCGATTTTCGGCAGGCGGCGTTTGCGCGCCCAGGCCATGCGCTCGGCCATGGCCGGCTTGTATCCGGCCCGGGGCAGCGCGTTGCGCTTCAATTCCCGGCCAATGGTCGAGGCCGAGCGGCCCATCAGCCGCCCAATGGCCCGTTGAGATTTAC
The sequence above is drawn from the Magnetospira sp. QH-2 genome and encodes:
- a CDS encoding transposase, translated to MLELLDQKVAGLQLTRQNRQAPLPSRPIEKGRPGPGLLAHVLVSKYADHLPLYRQSRIFARDGVDLERSTLTDWVGRSTALLEPLAEAIGRHVRAGPALFADDTPVKMQASGRRKIQTARVWAYVRDERPWAGEEAGTERKTAPPGVWYRFSIDRKGAHPEGHLSAYKGWVHADGYTGFNGLFGEKKAAITATCQAFIDSVLKPRFLPVITPTPFNYPVDIQGKWHGTKYRFLQRYRSGFSENLGEEFDAPFTRLTWIGRDRFDVQWHRHTGQWFPVYQSLTLKAALNAIETSEFLHPT
- a CDS encoding IS30 family transposase; this translates as MDERCEIYRLHADGKSQRAIGRLMGRSASTIGRELKRNALPRAGYKPAMAERMAWARKRRLPKIERLSPLKTHILDALAMEQSPEQIAGRLKLEGSEHTISAETIYAWIYGPHGRRRKLHRLLPQAKSRRGRRARKGRRDPPIPDRMPIHMRPTKAHLRAEPGHWEADLVHFRKQRACLLTCIERRSRLLLTATLPDKTARTTAEALARLLNRAPKRARKTVTLDNGGEFYDHKSLPVRAFFCDPHSPWQRGSIENANGVLRRSLPRHIRLNKFSDQDIEDITWTYNTTPRKCLGFLTPIEAFAKSIGVALEI